Proteins encoded in a region of the Stieleria neptunia genome:
- a CDS encoding mechanosensitive ion channel domain-containing protein, whose protein sequence is MLSHSIKCRIFFALTLSCGLATSVGVSAVDEPLPAGPAQAEPSLQSPTLTVEQINQRLQTVDQDASLPPEVRNSVSESYRAALADLKTAQDLTRRREEFAAEAEAAGAKAERIRGKLEELKTKQPVIDSELKLVELEQQLAQLELQLATQKQNRLTAESESQTRSQRRKEIRSHLVLLQQKLEETRRSRVPDAAAEPTPLTTARQARAETSQHVLEIEIPTLEAELAKYDAEEALGIVQLRSDLAAKQVMFTEKSLEALGVRIKAARELAAAESVRKAKLEAIEAAPSLRAFAQQNQELAESAKRVADSLATAEQDLKAATDVHERLAKQFKTTKTKVELVGLTSSVGALLRKQRSTLPDVRQRKIEVANRQTLINDAQYELFEFDDERQAIADTESCIAEMIQPPTSGRETTGRDTAVLKSAAQELLARKQEYLDALIRTSNQYFDALVELDFEDRQIITLTAEYENYIDERVLWIRSARFLSDDFAIESTDKRLLDAKAWLGLGTHLAKDARDRFPLYLLAAAVIGVLMLRRKRMRGRIKDAGEIAFKANCRSMVPTVLTLALTIVISATGPLLCLFLGWRLSVSHADDLFIKGVSRGLIGVAAIWLALESLRQVCRPLGLAENHFRWSRSVTTTVRRELRQLMGFALPIMFVTGMLSVTDSSHGRNSVERVAYIAGMLVLAVFLYRILSPGGVLRDYLATHKSEWASRLRHVWGISAASVPLTLGLLATFGYYYTAEVLFWRVFATALFGSALFVLRSMFLRMLMLRRRSLSIAQSRQRAAAAASSGSDDEGRQSVAGIVTSTPESDISTHSLQSQRLVNSALIAASVIGLWCIWVQVLPALGMLDKYELWGGSKTPTVAAAAAPAVGLVPGQEALDRSAATGDATDESTDVVTASDLALAILLAFVTFVLARNGPGLLEISVLQQLPVDQSVRYAITTLVSYAIVLAGTIATCSTIGLQWSQIQWLATALTFGLAFGLQEMFANFVAGLIILLERPIRVGDVVTVDDVTGVVSRIRIRATSITNWDRKEYVVPNKEFITGRLLNWTLSDKVNRIVIEVGLAYGSDTERAREILLKAANDHPLILDDPPSLATFEGFGDNALNLSLRTYLPTLDNRLEVIHQLHTEIDQAFRRAGIEVAFPQRDLHIRTMPAAVALGLEGDRQQTKSISEAA, encoded by the coding sequence TTGTTGTCTCATTCGATCAAGTGCCGGATCTTCTTCGCGTTGACGCTCAGCTGTGGATTGGCCACATCGGTCGGTGTGTCGGCGGTCGACGAGCCCCTCCCGGCGGGTCCAGCGCAGGCCGAACCAAGCCTGCAGTCTCCCACGCTGACGGTGGAACAGATCAACCAGCGGCTGCAAACGGTTGACCAGGACGCATCACTCCCGCCCGAGGTCCGGAACTCCGTCTCGGAATCCTATCGAGCCGCGTTGGCGGACTTGAAAACGGCCCAAGACTTGACCCGTCGACGAGAAGAGTTCGCCGCGGAAGCGGAAGCGGCCGGTGCCAAAGCCGAACGGATTCGCGGAAAACTGGAGGAACTCAAAACCAAACAACCGGTGATCGATTCCGAATTGAAATTGGTCGAATTGGAACAGCAACTGGCACAGCTCGAGCTGCAACTGGCGACGCAGAAACAAAACCGACTGACGGCCGAATCGGAATCGCAGACCCGTTCGCAACGTCGCAAAGAGATTCGATCACATTTGGTCCTGTTGCAGCAGAAACTCGAGGAGACGCGACGCAGCCGCGTGCCCGACGCCGCCGCCGAGCCCACGCCATTGACCACGGCCCGGCAAGCCCGCGCCGAAACCAGCCAGCATGTTCTGGAGATCGAGATCCCGACGCTCGAGGCGGAACTGGCCAAGTATGACGCCGAAGAAGCGCTCGGCATCGTCCAGCTGCGATCGGATTTGGCAGCCAAGCAGGTGATGTTTACCGAAAAGAGCCTGGAGGCGTTGGGGGTTCGCATCAAGGCGGCGAGAGAACTGGCCGCGGCCGAATCGGTCCGCAAAGCAAAGCTTGAAGCGATCGAAGCGGCGCCCTCGCTGCGGGCGTTCGCCCAACAGAATCAGGAGTTGGCCGAAAGTGCCAAGCGGGTCGCCGATTCGCTGGCGACGGCCGAACAAGACTTGAAAGCCGCCACCGACGTCCACGAACGACTGGCCAAGCAATTCAAAACGACGAAAACCAAAGTGGAGTTGGTGGGTTTGACCAGCTCGGTGGGCGCCTTGCTGCGCAAACAACGCTCCACCTTGCCCGACGTTCGACAGCGAAAGATCGAGGTCGCCAACCGCCAGACGTTGATCAATGACGCCCAGTACGAACTGTTTGAATTCGATGATGAACGTCAAGCGATCGCGGACACCGAATCCTGCATCGCCGAGATGATCCAGCCCCCGACCAGCGGCCGCGAAACCACAGGCCGCGATACCGCCGTGCTCAAGTCGGCTGCCCAAGAATTGCTGGCCCGAAAACAGGAATACCTGGACGCGTTGATTCGAACCAGCAACCAGTACTTCGATGCGTTGGTGGAACTCGATTTCGAAGACCGCCAGATCATCACGTTGACCGCCGAGTACGAAAACTACATTGACGAGCGTGTCCTGTGGATCCGCAGCGCACGATTCCTGTCCGATGATTTCGCGATCGAATCGACCGACAAACGGCTGCTGGACGCGAAAGCCTGGCTGGGTCTGGGAACTCATCTGGCCAAGGATGCACGTGACAGGTTTCCGCTGTACCTGTTGGCCGCCGCGGTGATCGGAGTGTTGATGTTGCGGCGCAAACGGATGCGTGGGCGGATCAAGGATGCGGGCGAGATTGCGTTCAAAGCGAACTGCCGATCGATGGTCCCGACGGTGCTGACGTTGGCCTTGACGATCGTCATTTCCGCGACCGGGCCACTGTTGTGCCTGTTTCTGGGCTGGCGATTGAGTGTCTCCCACGCCGACGACCTGTTCATCAAGGGCGTCTCGCGCGGGCTGATCGGCGTCGCCGCGATCTGGTTGGCGTTGGAGAGTCTGCGTCAGGTCTGTCGGCCGTTGGGGTTGGCGGAAAACCACTTTCGCTGGAGCCGCAGTGTGACGACCACGGTGCGTCGTGAACTCCGTCAACTGATGGGTTTCGCGTTGCCGATCATGTTCGTCACCGGCATGTTGTCGGTGACCGATTCGTCGCACGGTCGCAATTCGGTCGAGCGGGTGGCCTACATCGCCGGCATGCTCGTCTTGGCGGTGTTTCTGTATCGGATCCTCAGCCCCGGCGGGGTGCTGCGCGATTACTTGGCGACCCACAAATCCGAATGGGCCAGCCGGCTCCGTCACGTCTGGGGAATTTCGGCGGCGAGCGTGCCGTTGACACTGGGGCTGTTGGCGACGTTCGGTTATTACTACACAGCCGAGGTGCTGTTTTGGCGTGTGTTTGCGACCGCGCTGTTCGGTTCCGCTTTGTTCGTGTTGCGTTCGATGTTCCTGAGGATGTTGATGCTGCGTCGACGTTCGCTGAGCATCGCCCAATCGCGTCAGCGTGCCGCGGCGGCCGCTTCGTCGGGCAGCGATGACGAGGGGCGTCAATCGGTCGCCGGCATCGTGACCTCGACACCGGAAAGCGACATTTCGACACACAGTCTGCAATCCCAACGCCTGGTCAACAGCGCGTTGATCGCCGCATCGGTGATCGGGCTATGGTGCATCTGGGTGCAAGTCTTGCCCGCGCTGGGGATGTTGGACAAATACGAACTGTGGGGCGGATCGAAGACACCCACCGTCGCCGCGGCGGCAGCCCCGGCGGTCGGATTGGTCCCGGGGCAAGAAGCCTTGGATCGCTCCGCGGCGACCGGCGACGCGACCGACGAGTCCACCGATGTCGTCACGGCGTCGGACTTGGCGCTGGCCATCCTGCTCGCTTTCGTCACGTTTGTGTTGGCCAGAAACGGACCGGGCTTGTTGGAAATCTCGGTGCTGCAGCAGTTGCCGGTCGATCAATCGGTCCGGTATGCGATCACCACCCTGGTCAGCTATGCGATCGTGCTGGCCGGGACGATCGCGACCTGTTCGACGATCGGGCTGCAGTGGTCCCAAATCCAATGGCTGGCGACGGCGTTGACCTTCGGTTTGGCGTTCGGTTTGCAAGAGATGTTTGCGAACTTCGTGGCCGGTCTGATCATCTTGCTGGAGCGTCCGATCCGCGTCGGCGACGTGGTGACGGTCGATGATGTCACCGGAGTCGTCTCCAGGATCCGCATCCGAGCGACCTCGATCACCAACTGGGACCGCAAGGAATACGTCGTTCCCAATAAGGAATTCATCACCGGCCGGTTGCTCAACTGGACGCTCTCGGACAAGGTCAATCGGATCGTGATCGAGGTCGGACTGGCGTATGGATCCGACACCGAACGGGCCCGCGAGATCCTGCTCAAAGCGGCCAACGACCACCCGCTGATTCTGGACGACCCGCCGTCGCTGGCCACCTTTGAAGGGTTCGGCGACAACGCACTGAACCTCTCGTTGCGGACCTATCTTCCGACCCTGGACAATCGGCTGGAAGTGATTCATCAGCTGCATACCGAGATCGATCAAGCGTTTCGCCGGGCCGGAATCGAGGTCGCGTTCCCGCAACGGGATCTGCACATTCGCACGATGCCGGCCGCGGTGGCGTTGGGGCTGGAGGGGGATCGGCAGCAGACCAAGTCGATCAGCGAAGCGGCGTAG
- a CDS encoding protein phosphatase 2C domain-containing protein, which produces MVIVATAISDKGLKRDGNEDQYLIDESLGLYVVCDGMGGHAAGEVAAERAIEFASEHLSKNRDLIHSAGESPDGVFRVLKVVEEAVQQASQGLNLLARTTPDYAGMGTTLTLLVVVEDKGVMAHVGDSRLYLLRQTEVHQLSSDHTLANELFLSGDLTREEASNSRYRHVLTRSIGPHEYVDVDTLLFDLIPGDRLLLCSDGLSNYFESTSCVAGFLSEPDLIEQPDRLVEFAKESGGADNITAIVVEVQGEVTDQPAADVQKKIECLQGVFLCEKLSVRRLMHLVSITTIIQCAAGKELISIDDGLPGLSVVLDGRFRVIDDDVIEGELGPGDCFGEASLLTEVQSSASLVAIEPSRVLVISRKEFGKLTRRLPRLGNVMLRNLGKRLAKQIIKQQTRTLNLDDTGPLE; this is translated from the coding sequence ATGGTGATCGTCGCAACGGCAATCAGTGACAAGGGATTGAAACGCGACGGAAACGAAGATCAGTATCTGATCGACGAGAGCCTGGGGTTGTACGTCGTTTGCGACGGCATGGGCGGCCATGCGGCCGGCGAAGTGGCAGCCGAGCGGGCGATCGAGTTCGCGTCGGAGCACCTATCCAAGAACCGCGACCTGATCCACTCGGCCGGCGAGTCGCCCGACGGGGTGTTTCGGGTGCTGAAGGTCGTCGAAGAAGCCGTCCAGCAGGCGAGCCAGGGGCTGAATCTGCTGGCCAGAACCACGCCGGACTATGCCGGGATGGGGACCACGTTGACGTTATTGGTCGTCGTGGAGGACAAAGGGGTGATGGCCCACGTCGGTGATTCGCGTTTGTATTTACTGCGCCAAACCGAAGTCCATCAGCTCAGCAGCGATCACACGTTGGCCAACGAGCTCTTTCTATCCGGGGACCTGACCCGAGAAGAAGCCAGCAACAGCCGCTACCGACACGTCCTGACGCGCAGCATCGGCCCGCACGAGTACGTCGACGTCGACACCTTGCTGTTCGATTTGATTCCCGGCGACCGACTGCTGCTGTGCTCCGACGGACTGAGCAACTATTTCGAAAGCACGTCGTGCGTCGCCGGTTTCCTGTCTGAACCGGACCTGATCGAACAACCCGACAGGCTGGTGGAGTTCGCCAAGGAATCCGGCGGTGCCGACAACATCACCGCGATCGTGGTCGAAGTGCAGGGTGAGGTGACCGATCAACCGGCCGCGGACGTCCAAAAGAAAATCGAATGCCTGCAGGGTGTGTTCCTGTGCGAAAAGCTGTCGGTTCGTCGTCTGATGCACTTGGTTTCGATCACCACGATTATCCAATGTGCCGCCGGCAAAGAGCTGATTTCTATCGATGACGGACTGCCCGGTCTGTCTGTCGTCCTGGACGGTCGGTTTCGCGTGATCGACGACGATGTGATCGAGGGAGAACTCGGTCCGGGGGACTGTTTTGGTGAAGCGTCCTTGCTGACCGAGGTTCAATCATCGGCATCGCTTGTCGCCATCGAACCGTCCCGCGTGCTCGTGATCAGCCGCAAGGAATTCGGCAAACTGACGCGGCGGCTGCCACGATTGGGCAACGTGATGCTCCGCAATCTGGGAAAGCGGCTCGCCAAACAAATCATCAAGCAACAAACCCGAACGCTGAACCTGGATGACACGGGGCCACTGGAATGA
- the corA gene encoding magnesium/cobalt transporter CorA has protein sequence MSQKIFKKRHTRIGARPGTLVISKQSPRPVVRGIFYNPESFEDQPIEDLDRLTEAFKKETIAWIDVQGFGDRSVMNKVGSVFGLHPLLLEDVVNVPQRPKTELYDDQLLIVVRMVRLKDPEDQSRYRVDMEQVSIVLAENYVITFQERYGDILDPVRKRIKGGKGIIRHRGTDYLAYAIADTIVDGYYPVLEGVGNDLEAMEDEVIRNPSPEVLGELNTLKNQLINLRRAVWPQREAVNSLVRGDYALIGEDVRVFLRDTHDHCIQTSEVAEMYREMATGLMNTYLSSVANRTNDVMKVLTVMASLFIPLTFMAGIYGMNFEHMPELHYRYSYPLLWAVMTVTTVGMLIFFWRKGWIGRG, from the coding sequence GTGAGTCAAAAGATCTTCAAGAAGCGACACACCCGAATTGGCGCCCGTCCCGGCACCCTGGTGATCTCGAAACAGTCACCGCGGCCAGTCGTTCGCGGCATCTTCTATAATCCAGAGAGTTTCGAAGACCAGCCCATCGAGGATCTGGATCGGTTAACAGAAGCGTTCAAAAAGGAGACGATCGCCTGGATCGACGTGCAGGGATTCGGCGACCGATCGGTGATGAATAAAGTCGGGTCGGTGTTCGGATTACACCCGCTGCTTCTGGAAGATGTCGTCAACGTCCCGCAGCGGCCCAAGACCGAATTGTACGACGACCAGCTTTTGATCGTCGTCCGCATGGTCCGCTTGAAAGACCCCGAGGACCAGTCTCGCTATCGTGTCGACATGGAACAGGTCAGCATCGTTCTGGCGGAGAACTACGTGATCACGTTCCAAGAACGCTACGGCGACATCCTGGACCCGGTCCGCAAACGGATCAAGGGCGGCAAGGGCATCATTCGACACCGCGGGACGGACTACCTTGCCTATGCGATCGCGGACACGATCGTGGACGGCTATTACCCGGTGCTGGAAGGAGTCGGCAATGATTTGGAGGCGATGGAAGACGAAGTGATTCGCAACCCTTCGCCGGAGGTTCTGGGTGAGCTGAACACGTTGAAAAATCAACTGATCAATCTTCGCCGCGCGGTCTGGCCGCAACGCGAAGCGGTCAACTCCTTGGTCCGGGGGGACTACGCCCTGATCGGCGAAGACGTTCGCGTCTTCCTGCGTGACACCCACGATCACTGCATCCAGACGTCGGAGGTCGCCGAGATGTATCGCGAGATGGCGACGGGCTTGATGAACACGTACTTGTCATCGGTCGCCAACCGGACCAACGACGTCATGAAGGTGCTGACCGTGATGGCCAGCTTGTTCATTCCGTTGACGTTCATGGCCGGAATCTACGGCATGAATTTCGAACACATGCCCGAGTTGCACTACCGCTACTCGTACCCCCTGCTGTGGGCGGTGATGACCGTCACCACCGTCGGCATGCTCATCTTCTTCTGGCGCAAGGGTTGGATCGGACGGGGTTGA
- a CDS encoding transporter substrate-binding domain-containing protein, with protein MIHRRAVPLIVLLICLPLGGGHCWAQPDDPPESLEVPDEIVVATRDVPPFAMQNGDGDWEGISIDLMRQIKSDLEEASKHKIQLRFESYPLDEMLDAVAAGRVDVAVAAITVNAERERRMDFTHAFFQSGLGIAVGSSQRRAAWQGIIEAVLSPTFLRILAGLMFAMLISAIAVYFFERKHHDGDFEYGIVRGIGAGLWWAAVTLTTVGYGDKVPKTLPGRMIGLIWMFSGLFIIASFTAAVTSALTVNQLRSRVAGPGDLSRVKVATVAGSTSAGYLRSRHIRFRSHESVELALQSLAEGRCDAVVYDAPILRHLVFQAEAGDQFVLPVTFERQSYAFALPSGSPLREPINQSLLHWTSSSSWEDTLQSYLGDDVE; from the coding sequence GTGATCCACCGACGCGCCGTTCCCTTGATCGTGCTGTTGATCTGCTTGCCCCTGGGCGGTGGCCACTGCTGGGCTCAACCCGATGATCCGCCGGAGAGCTTGGAGGTTCCCGATGAAATCGTCGTCGCGACGCGGGACGTTCCGCCGTTCGCGATGCAAAACGGGGACGGCGATTGGGAGGGCATCAGCATCGACCTGATGCGTCAGATCAAATCGGATTTGGAAGAGGCGTCGAAGCATAAGATTCAGCTTCGCTTTGAATCCTATCCGCTCGACGAGATGCTCGATGCGGTCGCGGCCGGACGGGTGGACGTTGCCGTCGCCGCGATCACCGTCAACGCAGAACGTGAACGGCGGATGGATTTCACGCATGCGTTCTTCCAATCCGGGCTCGGCATCGCCGTCGGCAGCTCGCAGCGGCGCGCGGCATGGCAAGGGATCATCGAGGCGGTCCTCTCACCGACGTTTTTGCGAATCCTGGCGGGTTTGATGTTCGCGATGTTGATCAGCGCGATCGCGGTGTACTTTTTCGAACGAAAGCATCACGACGGCGATTTTGAATACGGCATCGTGCGGGGAATCGGAGCGGGATTGTGGTGGGCGGCGGTGACACTGACCACCGTCGGTTATGGCGACAAGGTTCCCAAGACGTTGCCGGGCCGGATGATCGGATTGATTTGGATGTTTTCGGGGCTGTTCATCATCGCCAGTTTCACCGCGGCGGTGACGTCGGCATTGACCGTCAACCAACTTCGTTCGCGGGTCGCCGGACCGGGGGACCTGTCGCGGGTCAAGGTCGCGACGGTGGCCGGTTCGACATCGGCCGGCTATTTGCGCTCGCGTCACATCCGCTTTCGGTCCCACGAGAGCGTTGAACTGGCGTTGCAATCTCTCGCAGAAGGACGCTGCGATGCGGTCGTCTATGACGCCCCGATTCTTCGGCACCTGGTGTTCCAAGCCGAAGCCGGCGACCAGTTCGTTCTGCCGGTCACCTTCGAACGCCAAAGCTATGCGTTTGCCCTTCCCAGCGGCAGTCCATTGCGTGAACCGATCAATCAAAGTCTACTTCACTGGACCTCCTCATCCAGCTGGGAAGACACATTGCAAAGCTATCTCGGGGACGATGTGGAATGA
- a CDS encoding transporter substrate-binding domain-containing protein, with product MNHIGRVCMIQLLVLGTLCCLGDIATAQPAAAQPAAEAQGSGPSIVVGTKHSPPFAIKNDDGTWSGISIELWKNLCTELDLEYEFREMTLEQILQGLERGDIDAGVAAISVTAERHQQMEFCHPHYSTGLGIAVARHHRSSVWASIRQIFSFRMVLFVVCMACVVALCGWLFWLFERKRNETVFGSGRRQGVSMGVWWSIVVLLGHKGVVPVSIWGRVLATISMLASIAVISLITGVVASALTVRELDIGIAQPSDLRHVQVATVASSTSTEYLRNRRIAFRAYPTPEDAVRAVETGKADAAVYDRALLRHLAMQKFHDQIDVLPVSFNLQEYAIALKRGSDLRRPLNEGLLRYRATDAWSDLLYRYLGDVQ from the coding sequence ATGAATCACATCGGCCGCGTCTGCATGATCCAACTGTTGGTCCTGGGCACACTGTGCTGCCTCGGCGACATCGCAACCGCGCAACCGGCAGCCGCGCAACCTGCAGCCGAAGCACAGGGATCAGGGCCGTCGATCGTGGTCGGGACCAAGCACAGCCCACCGTTTGCGATCAAGAACGACGACGGGACCTGGAGCGGCATCAGCATCGAACTGTGGAAGAACCTGTGCACCGAATTGGATCTGGAATATGAATTCCGGGAGATGACGCTCGAGCAAATCTTGCAGGGGCTGGAGCGTGGTGACATCGATGCCGGCGTGGCGGCGATCAGCGTCACGGCGGAACGCCACCAACAGATGGAGTTCTGCCACCCACACTATTCCACCGGCCTGGGGATCGCCGTCGCCCGACACCATCGGTCCAGTGTCTGGGCATCGATTCGACAGATCTTCAGCTTTCGAATGGTGTTGTTTGTCGTCTGCATGGCGTGCGTGGTCGCGTTGTGCGGCTGGTTGTTCTGGTTGTTTGAACGCAAACGCAACGAAACGGTGTTCGGCAGCGGACGGCGCCAGGGGGTCTCGATGGGCGTCTGGTGGTCGATCGTGGTGCTGTTGGGGCACAAGGGGGTCGTACCGGTCAGCATTTGGGGCAGGGTCTTGGCGACGATTTCGATGTTGGCCAGCATTGCCGTGATCAGCCTGATCACGGGCGTCGTTGCGTCGGCGTTGACGGTCCGGGAATTGGACATCGGGATCGCCCAACCGAGTGATCTGCGTCATGTCCAGGTCGCGACGGTGGCATCGAGCACCAGCACCGAGTATCTGCGAAATCGACGGATTGCGTTTCGCGCCTACCCGACACCCGAGGACGCGGTCCGTGCGGTCGAAACCGGCAAAGCGGACGCGGCGGTGTACGACCGGGCGCTGCTGAGGCATCTGGCGATGCAAAAATTTCATGATCAGATCGACGTCTTACCCGTCTCGTTCAACCTGCAGGAGTACGCGATCGCGTTGAAACGGGGCAGCGACTTGAGACGACCGCTGAACGAGGGATTGCTGCGTTATCGAGCGACCGATGCCTGGAGCGATCTCTTGTACCGCTATTTGGGAGACGTGCAGTGA